A region of Pempheris klunzingeri isolate RE-2024b chromosome 15, fPemKlu1.hap1, whole genome shotgun sequence DNA encodes the following proteins:
- the LOC139213764 gene encoding somatostatin-1-like, with protein MSHIFCILALLCFASCFAENTEAEWELKDFQLQQDSLPWLHKLQDKLESKKQNLVALLYKLFKSENGHILQGPTDTEKQEKNRRGLGRGMTRRPGCRVFFWKTWTSC; from the exons ATGTCCCATATCTTTTGCATTTTGGCACTTCTGTGTTTCGCATCATGTTTTGCGGAAAATACAGAGGCTGAGTGGGAATTGAAAGACTTCCAATTGCAACAAGATTCATTGCCATGGCTCCACAAATTACAGGACAAATTG GAATCGAAGAAACAGAATTTAGTGGCCTTGCTTTATAAGCtctttaaatctgaaaatggacaCATCCTCCAAGgacccacagacacagagaaacaggagaagaaTCGGCGTGGATTGGGTAGAGGCATGACTCGTCGACCTGGCTGCAGAGTCTTCTTCTGGAAAACCTGGACTTCCTGCTAA